A region of Natribaculum luteum DNA encodes the following proteins:
- a CDS encoding proline dehydrogenase family protein, with amino-acid sequence MIPPIASRFVAGESPAVALEHVRRLNDRGVEGIVNLLGEHYDDRADAEADADEYLSLIDDLSNSELEACISVKPSQIGLSVGEEAFREILERIVDYGAKRDVFVWIDMEDHTTTDATLGAYERLARKHDGGVGVCVQANLKRTREDVERLADVPGKVRFVKGAYDEPADVAYTRKEEVNRAYRELLEYAFEHYDGGIGVGSHDPEMIDHAISLHDEYGTDFEIQMLMGVREDAQYDLAEEYEVWQYLPYGTRWKSYFYRRVMERKENLWFAVRAIAGR; translated from the coding sequence ATGATCCCGCCCATCGCGAGCCGATTCGTCGCAGGCGAGTCCCCGGCGGTCGCCCTCGAGCACGTCCGGCGGTTGAACGACCGGGGCGTCGAGGGAATCGTCAACCTCCTCGGCGAGCACTACGACGACCGCGCGGACGCCGAGGCCGACGCCGACGAGTACCTGTCGCTGATCGACGACCTCTCGAACTCGGAACTCGAGGCCTGCATTTCGGTCAAGCCCTCCCAGATCGGCCTCTCGGTCGGCGAGGAAGCGTTCCGCGAGATCCTCGAGCGAATCGTCGACTACGGCGCAAAACGGGACGTCTTCGTCTGGATCGACATGGAAGACCACACGACGACCGACGCGACCCTCGGCGCGTACGAACGGCTCGCCCGGAAACACGACGGCGGCGTCGGCGTCTGCGTGCAGGCGAACCTGAAGCGAACCCGCGAGGACGTCGAACGGCTCGCGGACGTCCCCGGCAAGGTGCGATTCGTCAAGGGGGCGTACGACGAGCCGGCCGACGTCGCGTACACGCGCAAAGAGGAGGTAAACCGGGCGTATCGGGAGTTACTCGAGTACGCCTTCGAGCACTACGACGGCGGAATCGGCGTCGGGAGCCACGATCCCGAGATGATCGACCACGCCATCTCGTTGCACGACGAGTACGGGACGGACTTCGAGATTCAGATGCTGATGGGCGTCCGCGAAGACGCGCAGTACGACCTGGCCGAGGAGTACGAGGTCTGGCAGTACCTCCCGTACGGGACCCGGTGGAAGTCCTACTTCTACCGGCGGGTGATGGAGCGAAAGGAAAATCTGTGGTTCGCGGTGCGAGCCATCGCTGGCCGGTGA
- a CDS encoding aspartate aminotransferase family protein: MTAGPPIEELHYEDAPNVDDVPGPNSRELLEKQREIDSNAVAYPEDIPVAFEEGKGATVRDVDGNTYIDLFAGIGVLNVGHANPYVLKAVHEQADRLVHTVDFPTEARLELIEKLDEIAPDGLQGQNRVVFGGPTGSDAIEAAIKLAKYNTGGDGLIAFRGAYHGATSGAMSLTSNTSFKGHYTPLLSDVVHAPYPYPFGQGKEPQAAVDHALEEVEAIVEDPYGGLANPAGIVVEPIQGEGGVVTPPAGFLQGLRDIADDNDVVLVFDEIQSGFGRTGEWWACDWAGVTPDAMTSAKALGGVGFPLSATIYHEDLDTWGSGDHAGTYRGHVVAMRAGTRAIEYVQAHDLLAHARELGEYVRSRLREAADGTDRLAEVRGRGLFVGAEFVDADGAPDGDVVDAIQQYCFENGVLVWTAGRHGNVLRLLPPLVLTHDLAETALDVVVDAIERATADVRQTA; this comes from the coding sequence ATGACGGCAGGTCCGCCGATCGAAGAACTCCACTACGAGGACGCACCGAACGTCGACGACGTGCCGGGGCCCAACTCCCGCGAACTGCTCGAGAAACAACGCGAGATCGACAGCAACGCCGTCGCCTACCCGGAAGACATTCCCGTCGCCTTCGAGGAGGGGAAGGGAGCGACGGTCCGTGACGTCGACGGCAACACGTACATCGACCTGTTCGCCGGCATCGGCGTTCTCAACGTCGGCCACGCGAACCCGTACGTCCTCAAGGCCGTCCACGAGCAGGCCGACAGACTCGTCCACACGGTCGACTTCCCGACCGAGGCGCGCCTCGAGTTGATCGAGAAACTCGACGAGATCGCACCCGACGGATTGCAGGGACAAAATCGGGTCGTCTTCGGCGGCCCCACCGGGAGCGACGCGATCGAGGCCGCGATCAAACTCGCCAAGTACAACACCGGCGGCGACGGCCTGATCGCGTTCCGCGGTGCCTACCACGGGGCGACCAGCGGCGCGATGAGCCTCACGTCGAACACGAGCTTCAAGGGCCACTACACGCCGTTGCTCTCGGACGTCGTCCACGCGCCCTACCCGTACCCGTTCGGCCAGGGAAAAGAGCCGCAGGCGGCCGTCGACCACGCGCTCGAGGAGGTCGAGGCGATCGTCGAGGACCCCTACGGCGGGCTCGCGAACCCGGCGGGAATCGTCGTCGAGCCGATCCAGGGCGAAGGCGGCGTCGTCACGCCGCCGGCGGGCTTCTTGCAGGGGCTACGCGATATCGCCGACGACAACGACGTCGTGCTCGTCTTCGACGAGATCCAGTCGGGGTTCGGCCGTACCGGCGAGTGGTGGGCCTGCGACTGGGCGGGCGTGACGCCCGACGCGATGACCTCCGCGAAGGCCCTCGGTGGCGTGGGTTTCCCGCTGTCGGCGACCATCTACCACGAGGACCTCGACACGTGGGGGTCGGGCGACCACGCCGGCACCTACCGCGGCCACGTCGTCGCGATGCGGGCGGGAACTCGCGCCATCGAGTACGTCCAGGCACACGACCTACTCGCGCACGCCCGCGAACTCGGCGAGTACGTCCGGAGTCGACTGCGCGAGGCGGCCGACGGGACCGACCGACTCGCCGAGGTGCGCGGCCGGGGACTGTTCGTCGGGGCCGAGTTCGTCGACGCCGACGGCGCGCCGGACGGCGACGTCGTCGACGCCATCCAGCAGTACTGCTTCGAGAACGGCGTGCTCGTCTGGACGGCCGGTCGACACGGCAACGTCCTCCGGCTCCTGCCGCCGCTCGTGCTCACACACGATCTGGCGGAGACGGCGCTGGACGTCGTCGTCGACGCGATCGAACGCGCGACCGCGGACGTCCGACAGACGGCCTGA
- a CDS encoding Rid family detoxifying hydrolase yields MSEEIVTDDAPRNENPYSQGVRTGDTLYVSGYGPVDPETGDAVDGDVGVQTDRVLDSVAAVVEDAGGDGLEDVVTVTVYLTDLEDYERVNDAYGARFDDVPPARVCVEVSRLPGDVRVEMDAIAHLG; encoded by the coding sequence ATGTCCGAAGAGATCGTCACCGACGACGCACCGCGCAACGAGAATCCGTACTCCCAGGGCGTCCGCACCGGTGACACGCTCTACGTCTCCGGGTACGGACCGGTCGATCCGGAGACCGGCGACGCCGTCGACGGCGACGTCGGGGTCCAGACCGACCGCGTGCTCGACAGCGTGGCCGCGGTCGTCGAGGACGCCGGCGGCGACGGCCTCGAGGACGTCGTCACGGTCACCGTCTACCTCACCGACCTCGAGGACTACGAGCGCGTCAACGACGCGTACGGCGCACGGTTCGACGACGTGCCGCCGGCCCGAGTCTGCGTCGAGGTCTCGCGACTTCCCGGAGACGTCCGCGTCGAGATGGACGCGATCGCTCACCTGGGCTAG
- a CDS encoding amidohydrolase, with translation MPHDVHNRLTTLRREFHRRPEPGWCEFQTTARVVDELERIGVDELAVGREALATDERMAVPSAAELDRWETRARGAGVRDGVLERTADGHTGVVAVVEQGPGPTVGLRVDLDAISLSESTEAGHRPADEGFRSEHDGYMHACGHDAHVAIALGVIETITESDFSGTFKAFFQPAEEISGGGKPMAEGGYVDDVDYLLALHVGLDYPTGTVVAGVEKPLAMAHLTATFEGASAHAGKAPNEGANAMQAMATAVQNAYAIPRHSDGMTRVNFGRVEGGIASNVIAEEVTLHGEVRGETTALMEYTRTELERVLYAAAEMHDCDVTPRITSESPRVDSDPALRDVVGEVAGGIAAIDTVVPTDELGVSEDVTYLMERIQDDGGLASYVIVGTDHPTSHHTPTFDVDERSLGIAVELLTESAVELARRRP, from the coding sequence ATGCCCCACGACGTGCACAACCGATTGACAACACTCCGGCGCGAGTTCCACCGCCGTCCCGAACCCGGGTGGTGTGAGTTCCAGACGACGGCTCGAGTCGTCGACGAACTCGAGCGGATCGGCGTCGACGAACTCGCGGTGGGACGGGAAGCGCTCGCGACCGACGAACGGATGGCCGTCCCGTCGGCGGCGGAACTCGACCGCTGGGAGACGCGAGCGCGCGGGGCCGGCGTCCGCGACGGCGTCCTCGAGCGGACGGCGGACGGACACACCGGCGTCGTCGCCGTCGTCGAGCAGGGACCAGGGCCGACGGTCGGTCTCCGGGTCGACCTCGACGCCATCTCGCTCTCGGAGTCGACCGAGGCGGGTCACAGGCCGGCGGACGAGGGCTTTCGGTCCGAACACGACGGCTACATGCACGCCTGCGGGCACGACGCCCACGTCGCGATCGCGCTCGGGGTGATCGAGACGATAACGGAGAGCGACTTCTCGGGGACGTTCAAGGCGTTCTTCCAGCCGGCAGAGGAGATCTCCGGCGGCGGCAAGCCGATGGCCGAAGGCGGGTACGTCGACGACGTCGACTACCTGCTGGCGCTCCACGTCGGCCTCGACTACCCGACGGGGACGGTCGTCGCCGGCGTCGAGAAGCCACTCGCGATGGCACACCTGACCGCGACGTTCGAGGGGGCGAGCGCACACGCCGGCAAGGCACCGAACGAGGGTGCGAACGCGATGCAGGCGATGGCGACGGCGGTACAGAACGCCTACGCCATCCCCAGACACAGCGACGGGATGACCAGGGTGAACTTCGGACGCGTCGAGGGCGGCATCGCGAGCAACGTCATCGCCGAGGAGGTCACGCTCCACGGAGAGGTCCGCGGCGAGACGACGGCCCTGATGGAGTACACGCGAACGGAACTCGAGCGCGTGCTGTACGCCGCCGCCGAGATGCACGACTGCGACGTCACGCCGCGGATCACGAGCGAGTCGCCGCGGGTCGACAGCGACCCGGCACTCAGAGACGTCGTCGGCGAGGTCGCTGGCGGAATCGCGGCGATCGACACGGTCGTTCCCACCGACGAACTGGGCGTGAGCGAGGACGTGACGTACCTCATGGAGCGCATCCAGGACGACGGCGGCCTCGCCTCGTACGTGATCGTCGGCACCGACCACCCGACGAGCCACCACACGCCGACGTTCGACGTCGACGAACGCAGCCTCGGAATCGCCGTCGAGTTGCTGACCGAGAGCGCCGTCGAACTCGCTCGACGGCGACCGTGA